The following is a genomic window from Episyrphus balteatus chromosome 1, idEpiBalt1.1, whole genome shotgun sequence.
TATTGACAATTTGTGTGCATTCATCAATTTCAGATCTTAGAGTTTTGATAACTTCGTTTGCAGCTAATTGTAGTGTACGCGCAGGACATGGAATTACCGGCAAAAACCAGAATGAATCAgcaatttttgatttgatttcttgtatttctttttccataaaataaatgtatatttttatttcattaagtaATTGTTTCATTGTTGGGAGCATACTCCAATCGTTATCAATTGTTGTATTTGTATATAATTGTACTTTATCGATGCTCAAATCTTTTATACACTTGTATATCTCTTCAGCGACGGGATCAACTGTGTGATATATCATTTTAAACATACCTAAAAATCGAATAGAAGAATTAATAACTCAGTaagaatagacaaaaaaaagccaaagaaagaaaaacatgTGTAACAGGCCAAGGTATACAGGTTGGTATTGAGGTGgtttacaatctgtgaaaagtcctgaaAGTTCCTCTGTCCGCTAAACCCGTTATATTGGGTTTTTCGTTTCTATCTCTAAAACAGTacgatttggaaaaaaaatgtgttctaaaAACTGATTCAATTTTACATCATCAGAAGTTTTCTTGTATCATTTACCGTTTAGAAGTTAAGATAAAGTATAATGTTCGTTTACACCCCAAAATatgcattatttttaaattggtattatTTTCACACCACCTCGGGGGTTAAGTACTAGATGCGATTTTTGTATGATATCCCCAAGAGGCCCCACATAGCTATACATACACTGCGTGTCATAAATAAagaacatattttaaaaaaatatattaaaaagattGGAGCTTTGGTAAGGTAATAAAGTAGATTTTCATAAAGAGTGTGGCTACTAttgcgtttttttgcattccctCACAAAAAACACTTGTTATTTGCTTCAATAGAATAAAGACGGTCTTTAAAAACAGGTATTTACAATAAAAAGaactttaacaaaattatttcgagaatttaaaattgaaactttGATATTATTTGTGCATTTTaatcagagatcagaaataaatctcaaccttttgataggttccttaataacacttatttgttgccattttcaataaaggtcataaaattacgtttatttaaaaaaaaaaaagaaaaattccggtcaaggtctgagagaagcctttattttgtattttttttatgtttcggtcaaccagtgaaatttatcgctgagagaaaaaaataaatctcatctacAAATTTATCAATTAGAACATCCCTCTCCTGAAACAtttgaaattgcattggtttgtgcttgtcgtcccaaTGACTCAAATCAAAGTGGTTAGAACATTTTCATCTTTACATTTTATAATCTtgagatataatcttgggtcaAAAAACTTTGAGAGTTTATTATTAGTTCAACTCAGtacataaactaaaaaaaaaacatttttttcatatgtatttttgcaaaataaagacttttttgctatattcgacattttcctttgaatttaccatttttgatttattttcagcgaaaatggttaaaggttgaccttttccatttattttttttttggaaaaacctcAACCGATAAccgatatttttgatttttaaaaatagatcttaaccgataacctttatttttgatttttaaaaataaatttcaaaccttaaccgaaacctttttaaagtaatgtggtaactctcagagagaagcCATTTCCAAATAAAGGTTggctgttatttctggtctctgatTTTAACAATATGCACTAAGAGCTGGCATTCTAACCCATTATAattaaaatgcattgaaaaaaaatcatcgttttctCTAATCTTTTCTAAATTCTTCATCCACCTTAGACTCTTTTAAAACATAATAAGTTTGCACTGGAAGTGCACTTTCACTATGCATAATTAAAGGTTTAAATATTTGGTAACATCTTAAAGTGTAAGAAATTAAAGTTTTCCATAACATTTAGATTCGGTAATGGATGGTCCAGTAAACTTTCTTTTTGATCcgatatgaaataatttttattccatTGCGTTGTGAATTTGGGCACTATCCTTATGGAAATGATAATGACGATTCTTTACCCGATGTACTAAACTCAGCAAAAGCTTAAACTATTAGTTTTGTTTGTCAAATTTTTCGATTATTTTCGCCAGTCTATGGAGCGGGCAGctagtttttgaataatttttttttagatcgtTATCTAAATCTTCAATCTAGAGGGCGTCGTCGTACTCAATTTTCccaaaagagtaaaataaggaccaccctaatgtttATATATGTTTATTACATAATTTGAAATAGCAATCTATGTGGCGCCTTTTGGGGATACCATACAAAAAATCGCATCTAGTACTTAACCCCCGAGATGGTGTGAAAAtagtaccaattaaaaaaaatgcatatttttggaGTATATTAAAGTATCgtaacttcttaaaaaaaaaacatataagtaACTTCTAAACGGTAAGTGAAACAAGAAAACTTCCGAtgatgtaaaaaattaaatcagctACAAGTTTgtagaacaaattttttttctaaatcctaATGTTTTAGAGATAGAAACGAAAAACCCGTTTTTGTGACATTTGACCCACTATAACGGGTCTAGCGGACAGAGGAACTTTTaggacttttcacagattgtaaacCACCTCAATACCAACCTGtaggtataccaaaaatcagcctgttatGAATTTTTTCTTGCTGGGCTATAAACTGTTAgaatgggtgcgttcacgtaccgatccaaaggtatccggatacctttgtgttgttgtaatcccatataaaatctcagctgatcgaacacatgtgttgacaagcaaaaaaatccaaaggtatcctaaaaatttctgGATTCTTGTGTTTCTTATGGGATATTTGATGAACAGctgattcgtgttcacaaacgtagcggatacttaggtatcttggatagggtatctgtgcgtacgtgaacgcacccaatgaAACCTGCTTTCATTTCAGAAACCCCGCATTAACTTACCGATAATGTTGGTGCatattttaaaatccttcacGTATTGAATACTAACAATCAAAATGTTGCGAGTTCTTGAAAAAGCATTTTCTACTTTGGAAACCAATTCCAATTTCAAGCAAATCATGATTTTATCAATTTGTTTCGTTAATATTTCTTTAACTTCTTGGTTAACTTTCCCAATCATAAGATTGATATTTTGTGAATTAATGTTGATAGCAAATTTCTTCTCATAAGGTTTTATGagctttttgaaatattcattcTCATCAAATACTTGGATTGGAATATTTGTGAATGCCACTAGGCCAACACAGGACTGTATAAAGTCCTTTCTGCCCATTGTAATACTATCGTAAGTTTCATTTGAGACAGTGCATGTATCTTCTATTTTGATTTGTATCAACTCTTCATCGGAATGAGTTTCTATTTCTAGTTCATCATCATGAGTATTTTTGGTATTGTCAACTGAGATGTTATgagaaactttttgtttttttgattttggtgATATCGATTTGTTTTCACTACAATCACCATTTTCATCGACATCTAGATCTATTTTATGACGCATCTTATAATGCCTTTTTATGTTTGCTGGTCTTCTACCAGATAAAGTCATGCCACAATCATCAAATAAACATTGTGATTGATTTCTCTCCAGATCGTAGTCAAtatatttgttgatttttgcCTTTCTTCGCGGTGGcatcttgtttgtttttttttttagttactgATTTGGTTTGTTTTATCAATCTTTGGCTTAATGATtcaatgataaataattaatatttaagaTTACGAGTGAGATGAAtatcattaaatattttgttcattcCGATTCCGGAGAAAAGAGTAGGTAAACATAAACAATCATATACGAAACAAGTTGGTGTGcgctttttgtttttgattcaaCTTCATGTGCGCCTTGGAGGTAGTTTGTTTCTTTTGTGAAATATCTTTGGTTGATGTGTCAAAaaattcgttgttgttgttaacatcggcgaataaaagaacgcacttaGGGCGAATTCGATATTCGCATGGAGTATGAAAGCAGGGGTGGCAATAGTCTTTGGCAGTACAAATGTAAAAGTGCCTAGCTACACAGTAGTTTgtaagccctgttccattggaggtggttgtttactcgtgagtagaaatctagtacaacaactacacattctaTATCCTCGAGtgatcatgtgttaattctagtactagatctactcatgagtaaactaccacctccaatggaacggggctgtAGTCAAGAGGGATGAAaagtgaagggggaagatgctcacaaaggaactgaattttctgagggcagtacgagtacagttccattgcttGATTAGTTAAGAGAAAAGATAGTGCCATTCATGACTCCTACGGGAATGTAAACTGTTTCTGCAAGAGTGACTCATGAAGGGCCGATtcttgcctggccagttcattcgccttttcattgccttcaaaaccactgtgacctgggatccagataagagtgattgtgaggcttcCATTGAGCATTGAGAGTTCCttctctgcactgctgaaccaaTTTGGAAGATGTAATGGccgaagcaattgcttttatagctgcctaactatctgttagtatagctacgttttttttttttttttatttaccctaagcaagcttctttaattgccaGTAAATTTGGTAGTCGaaaagattttgagatattaagGGATTAATAATAGACAgtccatttttgagccatcagtgaaaatgcagGTGTTGAAGTCTCTCGTGAAGATGCCATCTTTCCAGTTTGTTCTCAACACATACATAGTtcagaataaaatgaaaattgtagggaaaaaaaaaatgatttatacggaagattttattgaaattgctgtaaattatctatttattttggaaaaatagaaattttaaaataataaaaagtgaTAAATATTCATGTATTtgtgttttaacaaaaaaatgtggTTGAACAGCTGAGTGACATTCTGACTATTTCTGTTTCTTTATTGATCACGTTCCAGATATTCTGGATAAACTATTTTATCAGGCCTGTCTATTCCATTCCTTAtctagaaaaaataaagaaaaacactccacagtacacataaaaaggtaatatattccgaactgacattattcgccagattgtcaaaacatgacactttggcgaccaatgtcagctaccgaattcttaattgtttaaaatactgacgaaaaacgcacaaaaaccgataaaccacgcacaccactaatttttaaagaattatttaccattttccgcgatgaaacacgaagaaaatttgttatttttcaatttataatatttttaaatgacattttataaattaaaacaaaaacaagtttcctgtttactgcgattgaaatataaaaattaaaggccgacctgacagattggtgcccatttttgacaaacaaattttgacaacgttcggaatatattaccttattatgtgtactgtgaaaCACTCTAAATCTCACCACTTTAAAACAATACGATtcccgcttaaaataagtggactCTAGTTAAATTTAAGGtaaacttcatttaattttaatgtgaatttttatctttaaaaaagacaaaaaataaaaattgtaaaactaTAGTCAGACTTTAGCTTTAGTTGTAGATTATCGttcttatttccaacagtgagataggaCGATGGTAAGGCAATCGCCTAGtacccaacagttgtaggttcgatccccagtgaCTGCCagttcataaaaataagatgatctcCTGCTTAaattaagtaagttttttttaaatttgcgcgTTCAAGAAATTAAGGGAATTTATCCGTTTAATTAAAGACGGAACtcatcttaacaaaaaaaactatgcagaaatccgctaAATTTAAGGTGGCATCCGCTTATTTTTTGGTGgtccttttttctttttatcctTATCTCATCATGCCGTTTTCCCTAGTCTTGACGTTGACTTTGCTTTCCtgagaattttaaagaaaatcaaacaaaatttctacaaTGAAATTACAACCGGATTCgggcaaacctcacaagtcacaagaGAAACTAGTGTCacaacccaactaacaattttgcttctataccATCTATAAAGCTTTTTATAACCAAATATTTAGTCAGGAAAGTGAgttgaattaaattttgtggGGTTTGCGTAtcacaaaaactttcgaattttGTGATCAGCTCTCCTGTTCCGTAGCTTTATAACGGACGATCAATACTTTTGAATGATTTCAAAATGCATTGTAGGTATCCAACAAAAGTAAATGAAATGTTATacaatataaacaaattgtCCTATGCTTTAAGTGATAGggacaattttctcacaaattgaacATCGAAAACCTTTACTAGTCCTTTATCTCAAAGGACTAACTCAATTTCAACAAGAAAagtttagaaaacattatttttagaGAATTCATGTTTTCATGTTTTGTATGGATAATTAAATTTCTCGATAGCTTTTACCGTTTGAAAGTTATATGTTTTTTAATATGTCTTTGCCTaatacagattttattttaatttaattttagatcCTGGTTGAAAAACAATGCATCCGAAGCCCTTTCGCGTAGCAAAGACTTGGAAGGATTAAAAGAAGAAGtcacaaaattacaaaaatcacttGCAGAACGATTAATGCTCAAAGAAGTTCGTTACGATTGCGGTTGGAATTACGAACATTATCGAGGATGTCTTAAGACCTTAGAACGTCTTGCAAATATGCATGGCAAACATGTAGATGTTTTAAAAGGTTAAAATCTGctttaaacttttaattattatatttaaactattttttttttaatattttaaaggaagAATTGTAGTATTTGCACCATTTACTGGTGTCAGTTTGGAGGGTCATGTTATGCTCTTTACTGGAGATGTTTTAAATAATTGGTTGGATGTGAgctttttactttttgtattgTTCTCCAAAAacggtttttgatttatttttttctttttttaataaagtttataaaaaacattgcgAAACACGACAGTTTTCTGAAAAAGATTCCAAATTACGAAACAGCTTTATCACAAGTCcttcgaaatatcaaaataggAAGAAGAAAATTTATGCCAAAACAACAAGCCGTTGACTATGCCGGCCATCTGACTAAAGTCACAACAAATCTTTTAGATTTTCTGACCACaaataaatttccaaaatccTGGCCACAGGATATGTCTGAATTTGAAATAGTCGTTGAATCGTAagtaaatttgttaaaattttgtttgcttaaatctatctaatttttcttaaagtgaaTCTGGTCCTTTAATGGTAAGTCCAACTGGACAACTTATTGCACCTTCTACCTGTCCTGGCACAATTCTTGTTGATTTCATTACCACTCATCTCGATGAGGCTAAACAAAAAATGGAGCAATATAATAAGTAAATATTGAGCTAAACcgatgaataaaattaaaaaattcttttcatttcAGACATAAACATATTGAAAAAGAACTACATAAACGATGTATAGAATTGTTACACTTGAAATCTCTGACAAAAGATGATTCCGTTACACCAGACAAGATGATTCAAACTCTTGACAAGCTGATTTTGACCAACTTGAAGTCATTAGAAAATATTCATTTGAATATAACAAATTATTATTCAGTTCATACAGATGGCACTGTATGCATACCTTGGGACTTTGAATtagattaatattaaaaatctagcgcttttttgttaaacaatatCAATGGATTGAATTGATAGTTTTCCTATAGGAGTCTAGTTCAGtttgtgaatattttaaaaaaaatatatgttttgagatgtgttcttttttgtgtgtagaaaaatatatatacaacgAAATGTGATAGAAATGTCAATAACTTTAACAttgtatagtttattttttgttaatacatATATACATGAAATTATTATCTATACTAtgtttacataaatattttatcattatTAAGTTAAACTAGTCTTGATTCCACTCAAATTTTCTTTGTTAGAATAGTCAAAATACGGATATCTCTAATACGTCAGAAATTTGATATGGCATACAAATTCAAATAAACTTAACGAAAGAAATGAATGATGTTAAAGATGatgataattttaaataaagttatataTGTTTTACAAATATATTATGTATTATTTGTTTCTAATATTCCTACAGTaagttgaaaaaatcaaaattatcgCAACTAAATAACGACCATATGTTAACAAACCGATTTTTAATGGATGGTGATTTGGTAAGTAGACAAAAAGTTGGAAcaacatcttttttttcaataaaaggcTTAAATGACAAAATTGAACCCATTACATAACAATTTAACGACAAATTTAGCTTTTGGAGTTAAAATTTAGATCCTTCTGCATACTAGGCTTCGCAgttcattttctttttcattttttcgtaTTGAGAGACGTTTGAAgtttcttttacaaaattttagccatttctattttcaacttttgtttaattttttttttagtttttcaactttttacttgcgatatatgtaggtactttagGGAGAGTTAAGTGTTCGGAACAAAAATCGAACTctagataacaatcagacataacattacgatgatgatgaatgccaaaaaagtggttcCGGAAGTTCCGTTTGTCTGTCCgcctgtatgtacctcgagctacagcctaaactactggagcaattttcttcaaacttgatagaaattgaatttctttttaggaccaaaactaacgttATCTGTCAtataatagaaatagaaaagttactttttttcgaaaacggctttaacgattttgatttaaatttttgtgagcaggggtcaattcccgatctgtgaaaatgtggaagtgataagttttatcacgttttcataataaattcgatttttgatttgtgaaagaaataaaacaaatgtctaAATCTTTTCACATGATAAATTCTTTATCACAATCCAATAttctattgaaaaataataaacaaataaaaaacacatttaaaaaaaaaaaaataaacaatctcaACTACACATagtagaacgtttttttttttttttggtttctgaatatttcgtataacccgatttcaacgaaaatttttaacaaaagcgtatacaaaaataactttaatattaaattttaaaaaaatttcaaaaaatagatttttggattttttaaaatatttacatttcttttttttttttgaaaaatctattttttgaaaacgtgtcaGTGAATTATttccaaatttcatttttaattgttgataaaacatttcttcaaaatggcataccaaattttgtttttttgaaaaatgttagaaaatttttatatgtacctatacctacctaaaaaatattttttttaaaccggctctaacgattttcaattttttttttaaattcctttaaatacaagaaattagatggcatactttattttttgatcaaaataatttaaaacggtgtttccggtgtttaaaaaaacacattttaaatgttttttacattactggtgaaattgttttattaaattgaattacaattttccctaatttttttgtcatatagAAGGGGCCAGTAATAgctatcatttaaatttttcatttgcaattttAAGCTAtagaagcaaacaaaaatcgtCGCAAAGGACATTATTAACATGAAGATAATGAGTTGTAgaatatttttacttaaaaaaatacttgattttgatttaaaattttcttaaaatacaattttatcattttaatgATGGAAATTGATTTCAATGATTTCTTTTCCAAATTTGGAACACAAATCGATTCACTGAAAATGTTCGAATCTCATTCTGTTCTCAGCTGTCACTTTTTCTTTAACTGATCAACTCTAACCTCAAATGCCTACCTGCAGTAGTAAATTTCACTGAGAGGGCTTTCCAATGATGTACATTTTTCAATGATAGCTATAACTCACTTGTTACTGATTTATTTCAATGaaagctttaagataagagctacttttagcataagagcaagtaagtacatgcgacccagtagtgcattttatttaatatgagATATGACTGTTGGCAACACTCTTGCATCCCCAAAAGCTTTAACCAAACCCAATGCAttacagttttttatttataaaaatgctcaTGAATCATGATACTTCATCTTTTTTCTCCAGTATACTCGTAAATGAGTTGGGATAAATGCTTTGGAAcaatttgaaattatgaaacATCCAAACAAAAAGAACTTTCAAATCTGAAGTGCCTTCGTTCTGTAACTCTCACATCGATAAAAGTTGTCGAGAAATACTGTGAACTAGAACgaaatcgatttatttttatatgaaccTCGTTCCGATTCAAAATGTTTCTCCAACACTTTTCAAGTCAAAGTTTGCTTGCAGATTTGATTCACATGACCTAAAATAgattatatttcataaaaaggactttgatatttaaatatatttgtatcTCACGTACTGCTCGcagttttaaattgtattttccCTAATGTCGAAttcatttcaaaagaaaaaaaaaaatcgatttgaaagcgattttttgttcaataaatcCTGCTCGGCACATTGTTTACGACACATAAACCACATAAACCGCGTCGCGatcgattttaattcgatttaaTTTAGAGGAAATTCGACAAAACATAAATATGACTTCTAATTTTTAACTTCCGGTTCAAAGCAAAATCTATTCGTATTCTTgtatcaacattttattttcgCCTAAAATGTATAACCTTACAATTTCAATAATAATagatatgaaaacaaaatattttgctatCTTATTTTGACGACATAATTGTTAAATAagcatcaaaattatttttcacaatCATTTTCATTCTTTTCTCAAATTCAAATTACCCGCCTACAATAAAATAATCATCTATTTTTCTCATCGTCCACTCAAAATAAACCCATTCACTGGCGCTAGCTACACTAAGAAGTCAACCAACACAAACACAACTTCCAAGCTACTTCTCGTCTGTGTCATCCATACAATCAAACAAAACCTATCCATATACAAAACCATCATGAATGTGTGTGTACAGAATTTTCCTATCCACTTCATTTCCATCTCATTTAGCTGTTGGCATTcgagaaagaaagaaataagcAAAGTGTGAACGAAGGCaacatatttattataaaaaagaataaaaaaaaaaacgccaagaaaaaaaaaggaaagtgcattttcaaagagataaaaagttaaaaaatctacaatttATTATCCGAAAAAAAATCCGAGGTAAATATTTTCGCAATGAAAACTGTGAAAACTAAATTAATCTTGTTTTTAAAGCAGCCTTTTGTGGCTAAAAATTTTGTCTCAACTCGAAATTCGCATCACTCGAAGAACGAAGAAAAAACTgcgactctttttttttttcttttctctcccTCGTTCGAGTGTAtggttaaaattttataaaagttcGTTGTTCGGCCTTTttccctttattttttttttgatttttttgattcgtccaaaaaaaattgtgaattgttgtaaagtttctttttatttttataaaaaaaaaagtttacagtGAAATTGTataagttttttgtattttctttttgctGGGGGCTCGCTCGATTCTGTtgctctttacaaaaaaaaaattgccaactgtagaagaaaaaaaaagaaattggggctCCAATGGCAGAGCCATAGCACCAACGAAACACGAAAGCAAAAATAGGGAAAATCTAGAaattcttgtttcttttttttcatgtgattctttaaagtttttttttttttatttttttgtctttggttcttttcattttttttttttagagtttttgactttgtgcgacttgaaataaagtttttggtTAATATAAAATGTCTCTAGCGCTCCCGCATGGAGGAGTTTTTCATAAAAGTACTGTTTTAATATTCCATTTtgtatattagtttttttttacatacttCATTTTACTTGGTCTGTTTATGATGACATTACATGGTTTCATATTGGGACAGGGTCGATGTGTTGGTTGGAGGAAGACAACTGAGAAGGCTAGCAAAAATGGTGGGGACTAGTTAGAAAAAAAGAGTGTTATTTATACAGTTATTTAggaggattttttttatcgataatgATCTTAGCTTAACCGTAGAAGAAACTTTGTAGTTAAAGGAGATCTTCTGCACCCAAATGAACAAAGAACTTGTTAAGTTTGGTAATCGAAGACGACGCTGACAAAGTTCTGGTTCTGCTTCTGATTGACTGTGTATAATTGACTTAGCATTAGCACCCCCTTCagcgtttttttcttcttcttttttttttgtgtattgagCTTCTTGGCGGCAAAATGTTGGGTTATGGACGATGGTTTTTTGTGTGTGGAttaaaagtttattcttttaataTGAAGTATACATACTTACTTAAATATGCAAATCAATCttgcttttaaaattagttAGAATCTAGTATTTTTTACTATCAGGAGTAAACATaagtttaacagttttttttgtttgtattgaatacctttcttttttagatttttctaaatttcattgaataaaatgaatttcatttgtgGGGATAGTGAACATACTTTTGTATCAGTCAAAATATATTTAAGTTGGAAAAGAAAGGTGTTGATATTATTAGAAGTTTGGTCAATATGAACTAaaggaacagtttttttttttatgacatgaaataatttttgttttattactcGAGCAGAGTAATTCTTCTTCACGAATTCGATTCgtatcaaaaattttctacgacttccaaaaaaaacaatcacaaaatccgatCGTAGTGGCGATTGTAATGAAATTACGAACGGATTCCGTGATTCTATTTTCGAGAATCGtagcaaatttccgatacgaatggaattcgtgataagaCCGAAAATCTGTGGCAACAACGGAAAACGACATACCTTAATCAGTTTTTGCAACTTTATACTATGTTTCCGCCTACTCTAATTTctagatttagctaagtagatttagaataaatctagagatttattttaaagggTAGGTGCAAATTTTGGATTGAGGGTAGGTGAACCAAAATCCGCGATTTTGCGAAGTAGATTCGGAATAgaactcgagatttattctaaatctacttagctaaatctcggatttagggtaggtggaaacatagtattacaTGAGAGTAGGTACTTTTAATGTTTGGCTTGCGGttataaatcaaatacaaagtTTACGAAGTGTAATCTCGAAAATAACTTATATTACTAATTCAttttgtatctaaaaaaaatactgaaaattCAACCTAAGCTGTTTTTCCTTGCACAAAGTGTGTAGATAAGTATTTAGGTACTTGACATTTTCCTTATCAGTAATTCATATACCGCTTAGTGCCTTATGGCCATGAAACTGGCCCTTTTGAATAATCATCAGGCTTTTACATCCTAAAATGATGTttgttccatacaaaaaacgtcacctaaaattttaaaagcctgTTAAATGTTTATTAGTGTCTTCCATTTTCCAATTCAGATTCAGATTTTGGAATCCCAGTGGTAAAATCTCAAATTTGAAGATCTATTTGCCATTTCAGATTCAATAAAATGGTATCTGGATTCCGAAATATGGATCTCGATTGTTATCAAGATTCACATATACATACATGCACACACACTTCTCTGATTg
Proteins encoded in this region:
- the LOC129907607 gene encoding uncharacterized protein LOC129907607, which codes for MPPRRKAKINKYIDYDLERNQSQCLFDDCGMTLSGRRPANIKRHYKMRHKIDLDVDENGDCSENKSISPKSKKQKVSHNISVDNTKNTHDDELEIETHSDEELIQIKIEDTCTVSNETYDSITMGRKDFIQSCVGLVAFTNIPIQVFDENEYFKKLIKPYEKKFAININSQNINLMIGKVNQEVKEILTKQIDKIMICLKLELVSKVENAFSRTRNILIVSIQYVKDFKICTNIIGMFKMIYHTVDPVAEEIYKCIKDLSIDKVQLYTNTTIDNDWSMLPTMKQLLNEIKIYIYFMEKEIQEIKSKIADSFWFLPVIPCPARTLQLAANEVIKTLRSEIDECTQIVNKISTYKQTLDDDMKSWKSIFSMINFILVLRESKKYLDEHIGIDIDWKIIEDFVGAFKPLIDWELEMHSGQYIFGDFYRDWLCCELKLLEIAVKNPYASKLLSALKNQQKPLYECDVFIAALFLDPRFNFDASPLLSKKQRQVAQDHLMKTFESIQKMETHLIPQEKGEPNSIPTVDDFSKKSNGKYDNLGKHVQKMISITQAHQSVPKRDLKQKLSALCERNMEPMDTNVLEYWKKYYRHDSELSKLAAVVFAVPVTLGFSDSLTESELQKFLKDTDLYHFNSNELEACNFDSAEIDDILSS
- the LOC129907608 gene encoding T-cell activation inhibitor, mitochondrial translates to MFSRCLDCLKKKTLLPCTLGLQYPTIRNISTAEIATALRPFYFAVHPDLFGQHPEQRHVNEESLKHLSAHFEAMKQRRLSYNVPNVLKFYIREGDPEKRDSFKLIQVRLEKTHEPKLVIKSLLESCNLSTDYIETIKSVQNSSTQNVAAAYGSYKTNATPYGDIKYGSEFNNFEFTFRERSVNDRKELRSWLKNNASEALSRSKDLEGLKEEVTKLQKSLAERLMLKEVRYDCGWNYEHYRGCLKTLERLANMHGKHVDVLKGRIVVFAPFTGVSLEGHVMLFTGDVLNNWLDFIKNIAKHDSFLKKIPNYETALSQVLRNIKIGRRKFMPKQQAVDYAGHLTKVTTNLLDFLTTNKFPKSWPQDMSEFEIVVESESGPLMVSPTGQLIAPSTCPGTILVDFITTHLDEAKQKMEQYNKHKHIEKELHKRCIELLHLKSLTKDDSVTPDKMIQTLDKLILTNLKSLENIHLNITNYYSVHTDGTVCIPWDFELD